From the Euphorbia lathyris chromosome 6, ddEupLath1.1, whole genome shotgun sequence genome, one window contains:
- the LOC136232797 gene encoding protein PHOTOPERIOD-INDEPENDENT EARLY FLOWERING 1 isoform X2, whose product MKENHLLETETAETIYQSNIPDEPAKGQLLYDFNEEQEDGDFVLANGEEKDDETTLAEEEELAKADPNIPVDEISLLQKESEIPIEELLARYKKEFNNEVSEDESGHTSALSDNELDSLNHKDTDSLDDEDIELKQPDIVMDANADPGESLQVSHDPDQEATSEKMAEDGNENENRIADAAAAARSAQPTGNTFSTTKVRTKFPFLIKYPLREYQHIGLDWLVTMYEKRLNGILADEMGLGKTIMTIALLAHLACEKGIWGPHLIVVPTSVMLNWETEFLKWCPAFKILTYFGSAKERKLKRQGWLKPNSFHVCITTYRLVIQDSKVFKRKKWKYLILDEAHLIKNWKSQRWQTLLNFNSKRRILLTGTPLQNDLMELWSLMHFLMPHVFQSHQEFKDWFCNPISGMVEGQERVNKEVVDRLHNVLRPFLLRRLKRDVEKQLPMKHEHVIFCRLSKRQRNLYEDFIASSETQATLSSSNFFGMISIIMQLRKVCNHPDLFEGRPIVSSFDLEGIDIQLSSDVCSMLSHNPFSTVNLGDLGLLFTCHDFNMPSWEFEEVNAIATPSILIKERAKLDNAEEFGPQHKQWKKLPETNIFEEIRKAVFEERLRDVQGRAESIAWWNSLRCRKKPTYSTTLRELLTIKSPVDDIYRHKDDRLSYSYSSKLAEVILSPVERFQKMIDVVESFMFAIPAARAPVPNCWCSKRGTSAFLHPTYKEKCSEILLPLLSPIRPAIVRTQVYFPDRRLIQFDCGKLQELAGLLRKLKSGGHRALIFTQMTKMLDILEAFINLYGYTYMRLDGSTQPEERQTLMQRFNTNPKFFLFILSTRSGGVGINLFGADTVIFYDSDWNPAMDSQAQDRCHRIGQTREVHIYRLISECTIEENILKKANQKRALDNLVIQSGGYNTEFLKKLDPIELFSGHKALPVKNVQKEKIHSHGDEISLSNADVEAALKHAEDEADYMALKKVELEEAVDNQEFTEAIGRLEDDELVNDDDMKADESVDLEMTTLNNDSAVNLSAKDTVEEKTLAFAANEEDVDMLADVKQMAAAAAASGQAVSTFENKLRPIDRYAIRFLELWDPIIDKAAMESEVRFEEEEWELDRIEKYKEEMEAEIDDDEEPLLYESWDADFATEAYRQQVEILAQNQLMEELEAEAKEKEDADDGYYDTDNTPRKTKPKSKKKPKKAKFKSLKKGSLSSNFKQVKEEPSVDTMSIDDDDAYYHVEVTNSETSKQQKRKKVETVDVDSGKSSKKKSKKLKRTAETCLSDLDSNLSGKQQEDSVGLRSCDNMVADLELKPSGRSKMGGRISITAMPVKRVLTIKPEKLKKGNIWSRDCVPFPDSWLPQEDAILCAVVHEYGPHWSLVSETLYGMPTGGFYRGRYRHPVHCCERYRELFQRHVLSAPENPTTEKTSTAGSVKGLLRVTEENIQLLLNVASELPDNELLLQRHFTALLSSVWRTTSRVNLQQNLSSSRPGLHFGGGRLFNYFNTMSWNSVKEPAKRMEFNNLAQSSKLLANALHEANSRPMDDPASISNRIEDTRVPERVKVILKFEKEDGDSLISLPPVIHLSIPISESQSFVNKDLGGENHLRASMSVAESRFRCSERACVEGSLSWASSTFPANDLKLRTAAKPQSLGKHKLSLSDSMKPPRSKSKKTSEHGHVAQMLEPVFQSLHVVSSKDPNLKFEFTPPAFTEDGSMNDSYDYYSISCLDKETSSETGCSEDVPHNYVPDLISGLDNCLSWPELTDIG is encoded by the exons ATGAAGGAGAATCATTTACTTGAGACGGAGACAGCTGAGACCATATATCAATCTAATATCCCTGATGAACCTGCCAAGGGTCAATTGCTTTATGATTTCAATGAGGAACAG GAAGATGGAGATTTTGTTCTTGCTAATGGAGAAGAGAAG gATGATGAGACAACCTTAGCTGAGGAAGAGGAATTGGCAAAAGCTGATCCAAACATTCCGGTCGATGAG ATTTCATTGCTGCAAAAGGAGAGTGAAATTCCTATAGAAGAATTGCTTGCAAGGTATAAAAAG GAGTTCAACAATGAAGTTTCAGAGGATGAATCTGGACATACATCTGCTTTATCAGACAACGAGCTGGATTCCCTCAACCATAAAGACACCGATTCCCTTGACGATGAAGACATTGAACTGAAGCAGCCGGATATTGTCATGGATGCTAATGCTGATCCTGGTGAATCATTGCAAGTTTCACATGATCCTGATCAAGAAGCAACCAGTGAGAAAATGGCGGAGGATGGAAATGAGAATGAGAATAGGATTGCtgatgctgctgctgctgcaaGATCTGCACAGCCAACTGGAAATACATTCTCAACAACCAAAGTGCGCACAAAGTTTCCGTTTCTTATTAAGTACCCTCTTCGTGAGTATCAACATATTGGTTTGGATTGGCTTGTGACCATGTATGAGAAAAGGTTAAATGGGATCCTTGCTGATGAAATGGGGCTTGGAAAAACAATCATGACAATTGCTTTGCTTGCACACCTGGCATGTGAAAAGGGGATATGGGGTCCTCATCTAATTGTTGTTCCAACAAGTGTCATGCTTAACTGGGAAACAGAATTTCTCAAGTGGTGTCCTGCCTTTAAGATCCTAACTTACTTTGGTAGTGCAAAAGAACGGAAATTAAAGAGGCAAGGTTGGCTGAAACCAAATTCTTTCCATGTTTGCATTACGACTTACAGGTTGGTTATACAGGATTCAAAAGTTTTCAAGAGGAAGAAGTGGAAGTATTTGATTTTGGATGAAGCTCATCTGATTAAAAATTGGAAGTCCCAGAGATGGCAAACTCTTTTGAACTTTAATTCAAAACGACGGATCTTGTTAACGGGTACACCCTTGCAGAATGATCTCATGGAATTGTGGTCTCTGATGCATTTCTTGATGCCTCACGTCTTTCAGTCTCATCAGGAGTTCAAGGATTGGTTTTGTAACCCAATATCTGGGATGGTGGAGGGACAAGAGAGAGTGAACAAAGAAGTTGTTGATCGTCTGCACAATGTTCTTCGTCCTTTTTTGCTTCGTCGACTAAAAAGGGATGTGGAGAAGCAGCTTCCTATGAAACATGAGCATGTCATCTTTTGTAGGCTTTCCAAGAGGCAACGCAACTTGTATGAGGATTTTATTGCTAGCTCAGAGACGCAAGCTACCCTTTCCAGTTCTAACTTCTTTGGAATGATTAGCATTATAATGCAACTTCGTAAAGTTTGCAATCATCCTGACTTATTTGAAGGTCGTCCAATTGTTAGCTCTTTTGATTTGGAAGGCATAGACATCCAGTTGAGTTCTGATGTATGTTCTATGCTTTCACATAATCCATTTTCAACTGTAAACCTTGGTGACTTGGGGCTGTTATTTACTTGCCATGATTTCAATATGCCTTCTTGGGAGTTTGAGGAAGTAAATGCTATTGCCACTCCTTCAATATTGATCAAAGAGCGTGCCAAGTTGGATAATGCAGAAGAATTTGGGCCTCAACATAAACAGTGGAAGAAGTTACCTGAAACAAATATTTTTGAGGAGATTAGAAAGGCAGTGTTTGAGGAGAGACTTAGAGATGTGCAGGGAAGGGCAGAATCCATTGCATGGTGGAATTCCTTGAGGTGCCGGAAGAAACCCACATATTCAACAACCTTAAGAGAACTGCTTACCATTAAGAGTCCGGTTGATGATATTTATCGACATAAGGATGATCGACTCTCTTATTCATATTCTTCGAAGCTTGCTGAGGTTATTCTTTCACCAGTTGAGCGGTTCCAGAAGATGATTGATGTTGTTGAGTCATTTATGTTTGCTATTCCAGCAGCACGTGCCCCGGTACCTAATTGTTGGTGTAGTAAAAGAGGAACTTCTGCATTTCTGCATCCAACATATAAGGAGAAATGCTCTGAAATTCTTTTGCCTCTTCTTTCTCCCATCAGACCTGCAATTGTCAGGACGCAAGTTTATTTCCCAGACAGGCGACTTATACAGTTTGACTGTGGTAAGTTGCAGGAACTTGCAGGTTTGCTCAGAAAACTGAAATCTGGTGGTCATAGAGCATTGATATTTACCCAAATGACCAAAATGCTTGATATATTGGAggcttttattaatttgtatggTTATACATATATGCGTTTGGATGGATCCACTCAACCAGAGGAGAGACAAACATTAATGCAGCGATTCAATACAAATCCCAAATTTTTTCTATTCATCTTGTCAACTCGCAGTGGAGGAGTTGGCATCAATCTTTTTGGAGCAGATACTGTTATATTTTATGATAGTGACTGGAATCCGGCAATGGATTCACAAGCTCAAGATCGCTGCCATCGGATAGGGCAAACACGTGAAGTACATATATACCGGTTAATCAGTGAGTGTACTATTGAAGAAAACATCTTAAAGAAGGCCAATCAGAAGCGTGCTCTTGATAATCTAGTTATACAGAGTGGAGGTTACAATACTGAGTTTTTGAAGAAGCTTGATCCTATCGAATTATTCTCTGGCCATAAAGCTCTTCCAGTTAAAAATGTCCAAAAAGAGAAGATCCATAGCCATGGGGATGAGATCTCTTTGTCTAATGCAGATGTGGAGGCTGCTTTAAAACATGCTGAAGATGAAGCAGATTATATGGCATTGAAGAAAGTTGAGCTGGAAGAAGCTGTGGACAACCAAGAGTTTACAGAAGCCATTGGGAGATTGGAAGATGATGAGCTTGTTAATGACGATGACATGAAGGCTGATGAATCAGTCGATCTGGAGATGACTACTCTAAACAATGACAGTGCAGTAAACTTAAGTGCTAAAGATACTGTGGAGGAAAAAACTCTAGCTTTTGCTGCAAACGAAGAAGATGTCGACATGCTGGCTGATGTCAAACAGATGgctgcagcagcagcagcttctGGACAAGCAGTTTCAACCTTTGAGAATAAGCTGCGTCCTATTGACAGATATGCAATACGTTTTCTGGAATTGTGGGATCCAATTATAGACAAAGCAGCCATGGAATCTGAAGTCAGGTTTGAAGAGGAGGAATGGGAACTTGATCGTATCGAGAAATACAAGGAGGAAATGGAAGCTGAgattgatgatgatgaggaaccATTGTTATATGAAA GTTGGGATGCTGATTTTGCAACTGAGGCATATCGACAACAAGTTGAGATCTTAGCTCAAAATCAG TTGATGGAAGAGCTGGAAGCTGAAGCCAAGGAGAAGGAGGATGCAGATGATGGATATTATGACAC GGATAACACACCAAGGAAAACTAAACCGAAGTCCAAAAAGAAACCAAAGAAAGCCAAGTTTAAATCTCTGAAAAAGGGATCGCTCAGTTCTAACTTCAAACAAGTTAAAGAGGAACCGTCAGTAGATACTATGTCCATAGATGATGATGATGCGTATTATCATGTGGAAGTCACTAATTCAGAAACATCAAAACAGCAAAAGCGTAAAAAGGTCGAAACTGTTGATGTTGATTCTGGGAAGAGCTCGAAAAAGAAGTCTAAGAAACTCAAGAGAACTGCTGAAACATGCCTTTCAGATCTAGACTCAAACCTGTCTGGGAAGCAGCAAGAAGATTCAGTGGGATTAAGATCATGCGATAACATGGTTGCTGATCTTGAGCTGAAACCATCAGGAAGAAGTAAAATGGGAGGAAGGATCTCCATTACTGCTATGCCAGTGAAGCGGGTTTTAACAATTAAGCCTGAGAAGTTGAAGAAAGGGAATATTTGGTCGAGAGATTGTGTTCCATTTCCTGATTCATGGTTGCCTCAGGAAGATGCAATATTGTGTGCTGTTGTACATGAATATGGCCCGCATTGGAGCTTGGTTAGTGAAACATTGTATGGGATGCCTACTGGTGGTTTTTATAGGGGAAGGTATCGTCATCCTGTTCATTGTTGTGAAAGATATAGGGAACTATTCCAAAGACATGTTTTGTCTGCTCCTGAAAATCCAACAACTGAAAAGACAAGCACAGCTGGCTCCGTAAAGGGCCTTCTTAGAGTAACTGAG GAAAATATTCAATTGCTGTTAAATGTTGCATCTGAGCTACCAGATAATGAGTTGCTTCTCCAGAGGCACTTCACTGCGCTGCTATCTTCAGTGTGGAGGACGACGTCACGGGTTAACCTACAACAGAACCTCTCGTCGTCTAGACCTGGCCTGCATTTCGGTGGTGGAAGGTTGTTCAATTATTTCAATACGATGTCTTGGAATTCTGTGAAAGAACCTGCAAAAAGGATGGAGTTTAATAATTTAGCACAGAGTAGCAAGTTATTGGCAAATGCACTCCATGAAGCCAACAGTAGACCAATGGATGACCCTGCCTCCATTTCTAACAGGATAGAGGATACTCGTGTTCCCGAGCGGGTCAAAGTGATTCTGAAATTTGAAAAGGAGGATGGTGATTCCTTGATTTCACTGCCACCTGTCATACATTTGTCAATTcctatttcagaatctcaaagtTTTGTGAACAAGGATTTGGGTGGAGAAAATCATCTTAGAGCTTCCATGAGTGTGGCTGAGAGCCGTTTCAG GTGCTCAGAAAGAGCTTGTGTTGAAGGAAGTCTAAGTTGGGCTTCATCTACATTCCCAGCGAATGATCTCAAACTTCGGACAGCTGCAAAACCACAGTCATTGGGTAAGCATAAGCTCTCTCTTTCTGATTCGATGAAGCCACCCAGATCAAAATCGAAGAAAACTTCAGAACACGGCCATGTAGCTCAAATGTTAGAGCCAGTATTTCAATCACTGCACGTGGTATCATCGAAAGATCCCAACTTAAAGTTTGAGTTCACTCCACCAGCTTTTACCGAAGATGGTTCCATGAATGATTCATATGATTATTATTCTATATCTTGTTTGGATAAAGAGACTTCATCGGAAACAGGTTGTTCCGAGGATGTCCCACATAATTATGTTCCCGATTTAATTTCCGGCTTAGATAATTGTTTGTCATGGCCAGAACTTACTGACATTGGGTAG